From a region of the Labilithrix sp. genome:
- a CDS encoding (2Fe-2S) ferredoxin domain-containing protein, translating to MPHRDRYLFVCTNRRADDNPKGSCAQKGSEELAKRLKAALLQRGASARVRACSSGCLDLCEIGATVLQEPEHVAYGNVTAADVDDIAEAADKGLVLERLVVRPPPKG from the coding sequence ATGCCGCACCGCGATCGATACCTGTTCGTCTGCACGAACCGGCGCGCCGACGACAACCCGAAGGGCTCGTGCGCGCAGAAGGGGAGCGAGGAGCTCGCGAAGCGGCTCAAGGCCGCGCTCCTGCAGCGCGGCGCGTCCGCGCGCGTGCGGGCGTGCTCGAGCGGCTGCCTCGACCTCTGCGAGATCGGCGCGACTGTGCTGCAGGAGCCGGAGCACGTCGCGTACGGCAACGTGACCGCGGCGGACGTCGACGACATCGCGGAGGCGGCGGACAAGGGCCTCGTCCTCGAGCGGCTCGTGGTCCGCCCGCCGCCGAAGGGCTGA
- a CDS encoding isochorismatase family protein — MERLDPQTTLLLVVDVQEKLAAAMPPDALERVVKNTTILLETAKVLGMSVLASEQYTKGLGPTVAPLRERLPSPALEKMTFDAASDLAIARALSDRAPRAVVVAGMESHVCVFQTARELVRRGYVTHVVGDAVCSRREENRVLGLSLCDRAGAVVTGTETVAFDLLRVAGTDAFKAISKLIR, encoded by the coding sequence ATGGAACGTCTCGATCCGCAGACCACGTTGCTCCTCGTCGTGGACGTGCAGGAGAAGCTCGCCGCCGCGATGCCGCCCGACGCGCTCGAGCGCGTCGTGAAGAACACGACCATCCTCCTCGAGACCGCGAAGGTGCTCGGCATGAGCGTGCTCGCGAGCGAGCAGTACACGAAGGGCCTCGGCCCCACCGTCGCGCCGCTCCGCGAGCGGCTGCCGTCGCCGGCGCTCGAGAAGATGACCTTCGACGCCGCCTCCGACCTCGCGATCGCGCGCGCGCTGTCGGATCGCGCGCCGCGCGCGGTCGTCGTCGCGGGGATGGAGTCGCACGTCTGCGTCTTCCAGACCGCGCGCGAGCTCGTGCGGCGCGGCTACGTCACGCACGTCGTCGGCGACGCGGTCTGCTCGCGGCGCGAGGAGAACCGCGTGCTCGGCCTCTCGCTGTGCGATCGCGCCGGCGCGGTGGTGACCGGCACCGAGACGGTCGCGTTCGACCTCCTGCGCGTCGCAGGCACCGACGCGTTCAAGGCGATCTCGAAGTTGATCCGTTGA